From Triticum aestivum cultivar Chinese Spring chromosome 7B, IWGSC CS RefSeq v2.1, whole genome shotgun sequence:
CCCCTTCCGGCCCCGCGTCCATACTCCCACCTGCTAATATATGCAGCCCAGAGATCCAGAAAAAAGAGTACAAGTGTACAGCCCCATCCATAAACTCATATCCTTCCATCACCGGGCATCACGTGAACCCTAGCTAGCTCTTGCATACGCAAGTTACGTAGCTAGTACTTCGTTTTCGGATCATCGCCGTAGCTTGGCATGGGTGGCGCTCGCGCCCTGGCGTGCTTCCTCTGCCTCTCGGTCTCGCGGCGGGGGCGCACGGCGAGGCTGGTGCTgtggggcggcgaggcgcgggcggccAAGCACGGGACGCAGGCGGGGCAGGTGATGCTCGACTTCGCAGGGACCGTCGTGTGCCTCGCCGACGGGTTCTACATCGGCCGGCCCGCGCCGGTGCTGGCCATCGAGGACCGCCTCGTCGCGGGGGCCACCTACCTCGTGCTCCCCGTCGACCGCCTGCCGCAGGGCTACGACGCCGTCACCGCGGCGTCCCTGGCCGCGTTCTCCTACGACAAGGCCAGCCCGGCGGGGTCCATTACGGGGGGACCCAAGAGCCCGTTCGAGTACGTCAAGGGCGACGACGGCCGGAGGGTGATCAAGGTCACCCCGGAGTTCCTCGTGAAGGCCGTCACCGCGAGACCGGGCTGCGGCAGCGGCCGGGGTGGGGCCGAGGTCAACGGAGAGGGCGCGTGCGGCGGGGCGCTGTGCAGCACGCCGGAGCTGAGGAAGCACTACGAGCAGCTGGtaggatccgggagggggaggACATGGTCGCCGCGGCTGGACACGATCAAGGAACGCAAGGGGAGGAGGCTCGTGGCGGCGGTGAGCCCCGGAAGGCTGTCGCCGGTGGCAGTCAGGCTGTTAGGGCTGGGCAAAGGAGAATTCAGGTAGCCAAAGGCTACCAAGGTTCAGTGGCGTGTTAACATTTGCCAGCTCCTTGCTTGTTTCATTTTGTTTGACGGGATCAAGCAATTGAGAGTTGATTTGTACAAATTGAGCGATCGACTCTGGATATGTTATCGTCATGACCAAAGAAGAATTTGGTATAGCTAGGCGTTCTATCGACAAATCGTGTATTCTAGTATTGCTTGACTTGATTTTGTTGACGAAATTGTACATACATCAATTTACATTTTATTAAGTAATATGTGCCATTACGGCATCTCCAACGACGTCTCTTAAAATTGACAAACTATTTATCCGTAGACGTATCCGGACTCATCCATGGACATAGATACAGAAGGCATCAATCCAATCCTATACCTTAAATGTCTGCTTTTTATTTAACTAAAACAATAAttattgaaaaaaattaaaaaaattaaactcATTAAGAAACGCTAGAATGGTGGCCAACCAGCTACGCCATGTGGCGCATGCTGGTTGGTCACAGTGAGAAAGTATTTTTTATGGTAGGGAGATTTTTTGAGAGAAGTTTTTTTAGGGTTTTTTAAGATGGTTGTGATGTCCACGTGATCcgagaatattttttgaaaaatttgaCATGATGGTGAGGTGCATATAGTTTTCTTGCGGGCCCCAACCATTAGTAATTGCCCAACGTGGCTTCCGCCATTGATGCACCGGCTTTCCGTGTGGCTTCCGCCATGCACGGACACACGAGCTTCTGCCATGCGGCAAGCACATTACCAAGCAACAGTCTTGTCTAAGGCTAGTCACAATgagcaagaacataagctagtaattTACATACTTcgctagactatgttactaccttcatagtgggtaggaacatctatgtagtgtcatgcaacaatgtatttattaggttatagactcattgtttcttggagtgtgtgatgttccggtaacttagctagttaccacaagcacctctctcttcattaaatacgtgccacataagtaaagttgtattggagtgtgtgatgttacttctAAGTTCCTCTCCACTGTGACCAGCGTAAAAGAAAAAAGACCAAGCAACAGTCTTgtctaaaagaaaaaaaagaccaaGCAAGAAGCAACAGTCCGTCTAAGTATGCACATATAGATCAGTCCGTGGTATGTGGTGGCTTTTTGTTGGCCCGATGAACTTCTGGACTCCGGCAAACGTTCTCTAGATATGTGGTCAGTTTATTGAAATTCGGACATGCGGACTGGTCCACGCGCATTTAGAGGCCTTGTTGGATGGCAAAAACGGTTTGGGCAGGTACAAACGCTTTGAGCGTTCGCTTTGGAGAAGTTCTTAGTCCACTTGTACACCAAGAACTCAAGAAATGATCAATTTAGACCATAAACTCATATATTTGACAAATAAGGCTAAAACCGCGTTGAGAGAAAAAAAACTGTTCTCGTTGGTGTACCTTGGACCGCTCGCAACTGATTAATCTTCACAAGGTTTTATTGCAAGAGTGTCGACTTCACTATTTAAATGCCACCCAGTGGGTTTAATAGGACTCGAACCCACCCCATGAGAGAGGAACCAATGTTGAGTCACCACAAAGATGCTAAATCACTTCTGTATGAAGTGTCACAACAATTGAAACACATTCATCACATTTCTAAACAAACATATACAATTCAAATGCACGATGTACTAATTCAACTATGAGCATAAATCAAATTTGTCAAATCCATCAAGCAACTAATTAAACATAACAATGATTTGGGCTAAAAGATACCAAATGAACAAGTTCCAAAAATCCACGAACACATGGTAGACCAAAAGCCATCGTAGTTCACATGGGCCTCACGCACTCGCGCCGTCACTAGCGGAACCACTGTCGGATCCAAATCCaacggatcacgggtagggggtcccgagctggtgATCTTGCTtgatgcactacaagaaatatgtcaacttgtgaccttgattATTGGGCACTGAAagatcattgtttttcatttgcgacctttttatgaccaaaaacagaaggtcaaaagctgtcggtcgtaaactgaaattaacgaccttctctatgagaaggtcgtagacgtttacgaccaaaacagaaggtcgttgaacccatgaccttttgttttggtcactggctgtttgcccaggccacgtcggatccgacgtggcaatctgacgtggcaaaactacgaccaattgaaaaggtcgttgacaAGATTTAGCCCGGTCCGgttcggtgttttacatgggcgagcccaacaattcagccttttatatattttttccctATTAATTTTGATTagctacatgggccaggcccaacattATAGCTTTTTATTTTCTGGACGTTTTCATTTCAGCGTTTTTATTTTCTAGGCCTTTTGCGGACCATTTCTTATTTGGGCCTCTTGTATTTTTCTTTTGGGCCTAGGCCTTTTACATTCTATTTCCTTAATTTTCAGCCTTTTTCCTGTGAATATTATTTGGGCCACATCATTTTGAGATGCCAAATACTATTAGGTCTCACTTTTCAGGTACATCCTAGGTTTCAATTTTCATAATTTGAAGCAATATTTCATTGAAAACAATTAACAGATGGAAATTATCAATACACATGCCAATTTTGGCTAGCACAATCTTTACATAGTACATTTCACCCAGATACTAccgttttaacaccatgccttccgggctcaaaaatgctggtgcaacctatcaatgcatgattcagacatgcctggaaacacaaatcggcaaaacagtgcgatgcttacgtagatgacgtggtcatcaaaatcAGACACGTCAAATCATTAATAGActacttgaggcttacgttcgacaatctctgaacatacgacatcaagctcaacccggaaaaatgcgttttcagcgtaccagccggaaaactcttgggctttattgtttccaatagaggaatcgaagcaaacccagctaaaatacGAGCTCTCTCACAGTTGgataccccaacagacctcaagcaattccagaaattaactggatgcgtgcccgccctaagccgctttatctcccgattaggagaaaaggcgctacctctttaccgccttcttcgacgcaccgaacacttcgagtggatggatgcagcTACGGCTgggctggaggaaataaaagccctcttggccaccaatccaattcTAGCAGCGCCAAATGTCGGCAaacccatgctgctatacatagcTACAACATACcaggttgtaagcgtagtgctcgtcgccgaacgagagacagatggacataaattcccactacaaaagccggtatactatgtatccattgtgctcactccatgcaagtcacggtacccacattatcaaaagatagcatacgcggtcttcatggcatcccgaaaactacgacactactttcaagagtgttcaatcacggtggcctccgaagtaccactcaatgacataataaataaccacgatgccacgggccagattgcaaaatgggctatggggctcctcccattcgacataacatacaaaacACGGCGGACCATTAAGTCgcaggtactggctgacttcgtcgccgaatggacagaagccgaactccctaaagagtacggcggcgtactccaactggatcatgcactttgatggctctaagatgctagctggtctaggggttggcgtcgtcctgacgtcccccaccagagatacagtccaatacgtactccaaatactttacacagattccaacaatgtaGTTGAGTATGAGGcattgttgcacggtcttcggatggcggtctccatgggcattcaacgtctagaagtacgtggggattcaaatctcgcaatatctcaaataaatggagactttgacgccaagggcCCGAAAATGGCGCTTACCATAATGCCGTTCTCCAAATGTCAGCctgattcgaggggctcgaattccaccatgtggttcgagaaaataatcaagcggcggatatcctagCACGCATAggcgctaaacgtgaccccgtcccaccaaatatttttttggaaaggcggttcaagccatccgtggtatgggaaggggagtccggcaatactagtccAGATCCGCACACAACCCCAGATCCTGAACAATccgacataatcggaggctccgccaccgaaatcacaccttcggcccacgtgattatggcggtcttcgccccatggacggaacccttcctagcttacttaaataggcaggaactcccagaggaccaaaacgaggcacgttgcattgtgcggcgctctaaagcctacaaagtccacgagggagagatttataagaaaagcgcaaccagagtgctccaaaggtgcatctccgaagaggaagggtggcagctcttggctgaaattcatgccggactcggcggccaccatgccgcagcccgggcgctcgtaagcaaggccttccgtacaagtttcTACTTGCCGACAGCCCAGGCGGACGCACAAAAccttgtccaacgctgcgtcggttgccagctttttgcaaatcaaagccatatgccgcccacctccctccaaacaatccccataacttggccctttgcggtctgggggctcgatatggttggagcccttaaaggaggaagccataagaagaaatacttattggtcatggtcgataaattcaccaaatggatagaagccaaactagttaaaacagccgaatccggaccagtgatagactttatatccggggtcgtacaccgctacggtgtcccccatagcatcatcaccgataactgctcaaactttacagccgatgaggtgaaaacctggtgcagcaaaatatgcataaaacttgattacgcctctgtctatcacccccaaataaacggtcaagtcgaacgagtgaacggtcttattatgagcggcattaaacctagactagtgcgatccttgaaggaataaGATACGCACTGGGTCAAGGAGCTTGACCCCGtattatgggggctgcggaccacgccaaatcgcacaaccggatacacaccgtttttatggtgtacgacgcagaggcagtgctaccctgtgatatcatccatgattcacctagagtgcgcatgtatgaagagagagaagccgagctggatcgataggacagcttagatgccctggaggaggagcgtgacgttgcaaaggcccgttccgcattctatcaacaacagactcgaaggtatcaaagcatagAAGTgcgagccaaaacttataacattggcgaactcgttctacgactaccagacaagaaaaaggacacgctcaagcccaagtgggagggctccttcatcatcgacaaagttctcactggaggtgtGTACCATCTgcatgatgcatcagacaatcgactcgagccgaacccatggaacgtggccagactccgaagattctacgcctagcgctggactctgtgtttatctccttacctccgtcttcctttttaaattataccctctctctctcctttttacatttatagccttaaaagcttcaCGTATTCTTTGACCGCACACTCTGGCAGCGCTCtgcgcgctcaatatacctgggggcttcttacacagaagcttaattgtctttcgggctttatgcccaccacatatgcgtcacttctccatatgtgccttttttcaccactatatgcatcgatatgacttaagttttggccacgctgggttgcctggctcttgtgtttatggcctacgttcccgttaattcggctagggtataaggggagcacctctgcgattgttactgccgggtcagccggatgtgtaccttagactgggtgaagccgaaagctagcgttcttaagggaatattcggtcggtgaacaacagatgtattttacctattacaaaacatgcccccagatgcttatatcctgcgtaaatcttcgcagttcggacatgcacatcaatgcatgcacacccaaggaaaggaacccttaacggaactattctccctggaagatgtttcttactacccatgtaatataacataactagtagggtacttgtctgttcaagcacttatgacccctacgcctggtttccacgcgtgcccCGCTTTTCACGTAACCGaacgggtattcggatacacttcagACTGtcaggtccagaggttgaagcgaaaaggtcggccaagacaaatgatttacaatccggctagggacaaaatgtgtcctttgaagtacaaagtcacttagactgactaaattcttattctataccatccaacaggctgtctagcatacagtcctgttgggaatacttagcggctaatgctacctggtcatacaccagatgtagagggatctccttcccatctgaccctacaggtctgacctcggccatgtcgTTCGGGTTAGCCTTGGTGtattgcgtcttcaccatggcccaggcttcccttgcgccttgtcgacaggccgatatcttccataatcggaagcgctgccgctcTCCCTTAAGCATCTCCACAAGCTCctccatgcctcctggcagggaggcggatggccacaaagcttgggcaacgcctcgcatcacctgccgaacttgttcgtgcagttgtgagagctcaggcagaagatcgcctgcagatccgggcatctcctcctcgggacaACCTGTTAGCATGCCTatagacataattctgttagcacGCTTCTTCGCCGAACTTTATAGTGGTTCGCCAGGgcacttactgaatatgccgcgccgaagcctcttattctcctttgcggagtcagcaagctgggcccgaacatcctttaatTCGACGTCCAGTCAAACGTTCACGTCCTGGAGAGTATTTTTCTCCTttataacctttgtaagcacacgctggccagccttcagctgtcgccggacatgttgctcatcctcttgtacgatctccggattgcctccgggattgtctgtAGATTCTATTGTTAGAATCGCATTCATGCTGAATACTTAACTGGTACATGCCATGACATTATTGTCGTTTAAAGCAaatattaccagatggggccttcatAGACTCCTCCATCACAACAATTGCGGCCcgcagttgggccttgcactcctccagctctttggataacagggtattcttctctgtgagaacctatgcacacgaggatccttaaatcagttgtgccaactgtttcaagtctcaggggctactgatatacatgcttatcaaattttcttacccatatatcctttACGTACTGGTCTGTGGCCCTGGCGAGGCCACCCTGAGCACcccggatgtacgcgtcccctgagttgaaggcatcggacgcctcttcagagaaattagggtcacATAGTGCAGCccgacggcgcctatgattcatggcgctctccactttggagtttgtagcggaaaatctatccgcatcctctgatGGAGGATCGTCCGCGTTGacctccgcccttgagtccggcctcggagtccggctggtggaggcatgaccggcatgctctccggatatagtccgacgaGCACTTTTTCTGTCAGAAGACAGTAGACATTGTTATATCTTAACAATGATAAATTTGTGGCAGGTTTTTTAACATACCTTTGCAATGGCATCTCGGTCCttaccgccttccttttaagcctacccgacttcggtgccccttgttggcgagtcgctGCGGGTTCGGCTtggcgccccgatggccttccctgtatgacacaatacatgtgcggtgggtgaaGCGTAAAGAGGGAATCCTTTTGGAAGTTGGGACTTTGGCTTTACTTACCTGGGATACAGGGAGTAGGCCAAGATAATCAGCTATATGGCCACCATCACACCATCATAGCTTAACTGATAAAATATCCTGTCAacaagctccacaaatgtgtccggatcttcttcgatcCGGGGTCAAGAGCCCGGTTGGGGTCCTCTGGCCGAGGAAATGGGCTGTGAACATCCTTCATGGCTCTtcgtagttcctgctatgaatCGACGAAGTAAACATCTGTGCTAAAAATGTGGGAAAGACTAGAATAAAAGATAGTGACTCAcgcagcttgggggattgtacatggagaatccatcccatggcttgatatggatgaactcctcctcttctcctttgtacaaatcggacaacatcttcgccagagcggcgggagagtccggacctttacggccgcaataggtggcatcgtcttctccattgaagtaccacatgggtttcccccgatattgaagtggctgcactccccgcattatacatatggacataacttcaattattgtcagtcctgatttggccagcgtatttatcctgtccatcaggaaaaggatctctctgttatcttcctcctagggcaccagctatggcgtttcttcaacgaggcatttacaaactcgggaaggcccttccgaacagggtctggaagagGGACATCCTCCACATAGAACCATTCCAAGGGCCAGTCTttggatgtcttcttcggggtgccagataggtatccggtcccggcaatgcgccatatttcagctccgcccacttgatataccaACCCCTCCTGAGtgtggggtacgaggcagaatagcctcttctacaactcgaaatgagcttcacaacccagaaaaagctcgcagaaggcaacgtatcctgcaatatgcagtatggaggctggggtaaagttatgcagctggaggccatagaactccaggagcccgcggaggaaaggattgattggaaatccgagccccctcaaCAAATAGGGGACGAaccatacccgctctcccttggatcggtttggaaagctctccgcttgctccccgccattataagtggctagtccagcccggacggggaccatgtatgcaggtgggagaaaccccttggtctgcaactctactagtcgGCTGTGGGGGACAGAgcatttctcccaatcgcctggcctagtgctacgggagcgagaggaggaaccgcgacgaccggccatggtggtatggatttTTCCGGGCGCGCTTTGATGAATACTCGCTAggaggagatggtgtgatttggatctgggaatacccgtctcttttatagatgaTTTACTCGCATGgtcggggtggcaaatgtaaaaatgcctcgatttctcacattcgctcgacacatggagatagccattattaaaagcacagaagccgaggagcgcgacattgatgaggagccggacactgctcgttacaacaatgctctggaggatttggagaagaacccgccttgcaatgccgaagacaatatgcgcgtcggactcatcgtcattgaagcctggttcaggggctactgagggagtcctggattaaggggtcctcggacaggcagactatatactttggccggactattggactatgaagatacaagattgaagacttcgtcccgtgtccggatgggactctcctttgcgtggaaggcaagcttggatattcggatatgtagatttccttctctataaccgactctgtgtaaccctagccccctccggtgtctatataaaccggagagtttagtccgtaggacaacaacaatcataatcataggctagcttctagggtctagcctctacgatctcgtggtagatcaactcttgtaatactcatatcatcaagatcaatcaagcaggaagtagggtattacctccatcaagacggcccgaccctgggtaaaacattgtgtaatacatggatggcgcgatctgctccatgtatgtcggtgtcaaaaccggcggatctcgggtagggggtcctgaactatgcgtctaaggctaatggtaacaggaggcgggggacacgatgtttacccaggttcgggccctctcgatggaggtaataccctacttcctgcttgattgatcttgatgatatgagtattacaagagttgatctaccacgagatcatatagggtaaaccctagaagctagcctatgattatgattgttcttgtcctatggactaaactctccggtttatatagacaccggagggggctagggttacacagagtcggttacagagaaggagatctacatatccgaattaccaagcttgccttccatgcaaaggagagtcccatccggacacgggacgaagtcttcaatcttgtatcttcacagtccaatagtccggccaaagtatatggtctggcagtccgaggaccccttaatcccggactccctcaccagtcaccaacatggatgattcgattcatgggaccttttgttgcatttcacctgaaatgaagcaatgccccatgagctagcagcttcttctttttcttaagaaaagggctccaaccccggttccatttccatcagaaaatgaaacccacagagcttcttcttcattatttgcaataaaattgagcaacatcaaggttggttgtgaagctcctggaatgttcaactataatttggatatcatttgtgtagttcaactaagatcaagcgtgaaatgtatatctctgtttgcacaaaaaaggtggaaaggagggtgactaacaagtgataaaacatgcatcaaatgaaaagaagcatgttccttatctgaatggcaatcctacaaggacagtagcaatttctaaagcagcaacattgctagatattagtgtgggcattaggattaactatgacaaccgttaaatacgacattactttaatggtgtcattgcttcattttaccagcaatgttacattaacagctgctacagagtcggtatttgggcacgggagagtaggcggaccaggacaattgcatttctaatgaaaagaagcaacttatcttaatgggacatttagcaggacatgaaaaatagtgccattgattcatattactggaggcattacattgaaaacaacattggtttaacgagtccttacttttaacagtgcgactactacattttaccagtggcattacataagagtggctcggggcaacaaacaacATAATAGGAtatt
This genomic window contains:
- the LOC123161172 gene encoding uncharacterized protein; translation: MGGARALACFLCLSVSRRGRTARLVLWGGEARAAKHGTQAGQVMLDFAGTVVCLADGFYIGRPAPVLAIEDRLVAGATYLVLPVDRLPQGYDAVTAASLAAFSYDKASPAGSITGGPKSPFEYVKGDDGRRVIKVTPEFLVKAVTARPGCGSGRGGAEVNGEGACGGALCSTPELRKHYEQLVGSGRGRTWSPRLDTIKERKGRRLVAAVSPGRLSPVAVRLLGLGKGEFR